GGAGCTTCGATCCCTTCGGAGGAGAAATCAAAAACGGGTTCGTGCTGGGAAGGGGAGCCCTTGACTGCAAGGACATGGTGGCAGCCCAAGCTGCCGCTTTTCTGGTGCTGGCCCGCGAACAAAAAGTGAGGCCGCTTGGAGGATCCCTCATTTTTGCCGCCGTGGCGGACGAAGAAAAAGGGGGAAGATACGGGATCCAGCACCTGCTCCGCCACCACCGGGCGAAAATTGCGGCAGACTTTGTCGTTAACGAAGGTGCAGAAGAACCCCTGAGGGTGAGAAATGAATGTATTTATTTCATCCAAACCGGGGAAAAGGGACTCGCCTGGAGCACGCTGAAAGCGCGAGGAACTGCGGCGCACGGCTCTCTCCCCGGCCTGGGAAGGAACGCGATCGTTGCAATGGCAGGAGCGGTCAAGAACCTGGGGAGTTACAGGCCCGAAATCGTTCTCCTTCCTGAAGTGAATCACTTGATCAACACCCTTGCCCGGCTGCGGGGCCAGAAAGAACAGGTCACCCCGGCAAACCTTGATTCTTTTTTTGCGGCCTGGGAGGACCGGGGTTTTGCCGCCACCCTCCACGCCATGACCCGCCTCACCATGTCCCCCAATGTCATCCGGGGCGGGGTGAAAACCAACGTCATCCCCGATTCCTGCGAAGTTGACGTAGATATCAGAGTCCTTCCGGGGCAGGACCGGGCCTACGTTTTCCGGGAACTGCGCAGGTGCGCAGGCAAAGAGATCGAAATCGAAATGCCTAACTTCCGTCCCCCTTCTTTTTCGCCAATCTCTTCGCCTTATTATCAATTCGTCGAAGAGGCCATTAAAGAGGTTCACGGAAAAGCCACCTGCCTCCCCATGATCTCTCCGGGTGCCACCGATTCCCGCTTCCTGCGGGAGGCCGGTTTCCCCTGCTACGGAGTAGCCGTCCTTGCGCCCGACTTCCCCCCGGAACTACGGACCACAATCCACGCGGCCGACGAACGGATCGACATTAAAAGCCTCCGTTACTTTACCATGTTTTTTGTTACCCTGGCCCGGAAATACCTGGGCTAGAGGCCGGATTCGCATCCGGCAACCCGGCACAGTGAAGATCACGCCTTTTCTCCGTCAAGCCTTTCGCGCTCCGCCCCGGTGCTGGCGCGTACCTGCTCGGCCAGGGCCTTCAGCCGTGCCACAACACCGGCATGCACCGTTCCCGGCGGGAATTGCCCGTCCGGCTCGCGTTCTCCTGCAGGCATCCCGGTGAGGATTTCCAGGGCCTCATCCACATTACTGATTAAATAAATGTGAAATTGTCCCTCCCTGACGGCATCCACTACATCCTCGCGCAGCATCAAGTTCCGGAGGTTGCCCGCAGGGATCAAAACCCCCTGATCTCCAGTTAAACCCTTTAACCGGCAGATGTCGAAAAACCCTTCGATTTTTTCGTTGATTCCCCCGACCGGTTGAATCTCTCCTCTCTGGTTGACAGAACCTGTAACGGCAAGGCTCTGCCGGAGCGGGATCCCGGCCAGGGCCGAGAGCAGAGCCAGCAGCTCCGCACAGGAAGCACTATCACCCTCCACTCCTTCGTAGCTCTGCTCGAAGACAAGCCTGGCGCTTAAAGGAAAGGGGGTCTCGTGCCGGTACTTTTCCGCCAGGTAACCGGTGAGAATAAGCACCCCCTTGGTATGAATCCGCCCCCCGAGCCGCGCTTCCCGCTCGATGTCTATGACCCCTTCCCTCCCGGCGGCAACGGTTGCCGTGATTCGCGTCGGTTTTCCAAAGTCAAGATCTCCGAGGCTGATCACGCTTAAGCCGTTAACCTGTCCGGTCTTTTTCCCCTGCAGGTCGAGGAGGATCATATTCTTCTGGACCATTTCTTGAACCATGTGCTGGATTAAATTAGAACGATAAAGCTTTTCTGCGCCCGCCCGGCTGACATGGGCGGCTGTAACGTAGGAGGCCCCCTCCTGCCGGGCATAATAACAGGCCTCCCGGGCAAGGTCGGCAATTTCCGCAAAGCGCGTTGAAAGGTGGTCCTGCGCCCCCGCAAGGCGAGAGCCGTACTCGACCAGTTTTGCCACCGCCGAGGCATCGAGGTGGAGGAGATTCTCTTTCTGGCAGAGAGTGGCAAAAAAGGCGGCATACTTTTGGACATTTTCCGGCGTGCGCTCCATCCAAACGCCGAATTCGGCTTTCACCTTGAAGAGCTCCCGGAAATCGGGGTCGTAATGATAGAGGAGGGAATAGAGATGGGAATCCCCCAGCAGAATAACCTTTAAATCGAGCGGAATCGGCTCGGGACGGAGGCTCTTTGTGGATAAAAAACCCAGCCTTTCGAGAGGGTCCTCGATCACGCCCAGCCGGTCGCGGAGAGCCCGCTTCAAACCGTCCCAGGAAAAGGCGTTGCGGAGGAGTTCTTCCACTGCCACCACCAGGTACCCACCGTTGGCACGGTGCAGCGACCCCGCCCGGATCAGTGTAAAATCGGTGATTAAAGCGCCGAACTGCGCTTCCTTTTCGATGGTCCCAAAAAGATTCGAGTAAGTAGGGCTTAACTCGACGACAACCGGAGCCCCGCTGGTTTCGCTGTTGTCCACCAGGACATTTACCTCGTACTTCCTGAAGGGGTTCTCATGCTGCGGCCAGGGTGCCTTTTGCTGTTCTTCTCCCGGTTCCACGCGGAAGAGGGGGAGGCTTTCCAGAACATCGTTGGAGACGGCATCGAGGTATGAGATAACTTCCGGGAAGGAGGCGTAAGCCGCCCTGAACTCCCCCAGCAGGAGGTCGAGGGCTCTTCCTGCAACCTGGCGGTCCAGTTCCTTCAAGGCTTCCTGGGCCTGCCTGTCCACTTTTTGGACTTCCCGCAGGGTGCTTCCCACCAGATCTTCAATTTTTTCCCGGAACTCCATGATCTCCTTCCGCCTGGTTTCGGGGAGGGCGTCAAATTCCTCGGCCTTCAGGGGCTTCCCGTTTACCGCAGGAATAATGAAAATCCCCGTCGGGCCGATTTGAATGACAAACCCGGCCGACCCCGCCTCTTCGTCGAGGCGGCTCAACAGGGCGCTCCGTTCCCTGGTGAACTGCGCCGTGGTCTCTTCCCGCTTCTTGGTGTATTCCTCGCTCTTAAAAAGGCGCGGGATTTCCTGGCGCGCCTGTTTCAGGAAACTTTTCATTTCCCCGGCCAGCTTCTTCCCGAAGCCAGGCGGAAGCTTGAGGACGCGGGGCCGGGAAGGTTCACGGAAATTGTAAACATAGCACCAATCCGAAGGAACGGGCTTCGTTGCCGCCACACCTTCCAGAAAAGACTGGACCGCGGTATTCTTTCCCGTACCGGGAAGTCCGGCCACAAAGATGTTAAATCCCTGCGCCTCAATACCCAGGCCGAATTGCAGTGCTTTCACTGCACGCTCCTGCCCGATGATCGCTTCCAGCGGCTTTATCATCTCTGTCGTCCCAGAGCTGATTCCTTCCCAGCAGCAAACTGCCCGTACCTCCTCGGCTGTCGCTTTTCGCAATCTAAATGCCTCCCCCGAACATTTTTCCTTATCGTGATCCTATAGAAACTTCGCCTTAATTTAACGGTTTCCTGCTGCTGCTAACCGCATCATACCTACCTTTCACCAAGAGACGAGTTCGGCCGGCGTGGGCCGGCCGAAAGCGCGGTGGGCGCGGAAATACCCGCCCCCAACATGATCTATCCAGTTTTGGGACGCACCCATCCGCTCCTCTGACCTCTACCTCTCCCGCGCCACCCACACTGTGCCAGCACTCCTGCCGTGCCCTTAGATGGAGCGCCGCCGCAAGGTCCTGATAGATACTTCATGGTCGCCGAGGATTTCCCGAATTGACCTGTTTTCTTCTCCGATTTCGTTAATGTTTAACTCAATACGGTCCTGGCCTTTTCGCAGTTCCTCCTGCCCCTGGCACAACTCTTCCTGTCCCCTGCAGAGATCATCCACACCCTGCCGGAGTTCACCCACTTCCTTGCGCAGCTCTTCCTGTCCCTTGCGGAGCTCACCTACCTCCTGGCGCAGCTCTTCCTGCCCCTTTCGCAGTTCTTCCTGCCCCTGCCGGAGTTCACCCACTTCCTGGCGCAGTTCGCCCTGCCCTTTATGGAGTTCATCCACCTCCTGGCGCAGCTCTTCCTGCCCTTTTCGTAGTTCATCCTGCCCCTGGCGGAGCTCTTTAATCTCGCCCTCGATCCTGGCAACGGAATGAGTGAGATTATCGATTTCGGCTTTGTGCACTTCGCTGGCATGCTCTAATGCTCTAAGCAACTGAGTGTGTTCACCAAGTTGCCGGCCGATCTGTTCAAACTTTTGAATCACCAGTTCCTGAAACTTCTCGCCATCCATGATCTACTCCCCCTGTAACCTTAATATCTAACCAGATGCTGCCGGGATCTCCCCAACAGTTCTCGGCACGTTAGCATACTTCTCCAAAATCCAAATTTTTTCCTGCTCACCAACAGCTCGAGATTCGCCAGGCTCAAGGGGGACGGCAAATGAGCGGCTCTAAGTTCTGGTATTATCCTGTTTTTTCTGTCCGCTCAGCCTTGAGAATCCCGGGTTTGGCTTTCACCGCCTTCACCCCGGCTATTATCCCGGCAGTG
This portion of the Bacillota bacterium genome encodes:
- a CDS encoding M20/M25/M40 family metallo-hydrolase, whose protein sequence is MDNLELAPEEILSALIKINTTNPPGNELEAALFLKRLFNAAGISGEIIEAAPGRASFLATLGPKDPAAKRLLFLSHLDVVPPGSGWSFDPFGGEIKNGFVLGRGALDCKDMVAAQAAAFLVLAREQKVRPLGGSLIFAAVADEEKGGRYGIQHLLRHHRAKIAADFVVNEGAEEPLRVRNECIYFIQTGEKGLAWSTLKARGTAAHGSLPGLGRNAIVAMAGAVKNLGSYRPEIVLLPEVNHLINTLARLRGQKEQVTPANLDSFFAAWEDRGFAATLHAMTRLTMSPNVIRGGVKTNVIPDSCEVDVDIRVLPGQDRAYVFRELRRCAGKEIEIEMPNFRPPSFSPISSPYYQFVEEAIKEVHGKATCLPMISPGATDSRFLREAGFPCYGVAVLAPDFPPELRTTIHAADERIDIKSLRYFTMFFVTLARKYLG
- a CDS encoding AAA family ATPase is translated as MRKATAEEVRAVCCWEGISSGTTEMIKPLEAIIGQERAVKALQFGLGIEAQGFNIFVAGLPGTGKNTAVQSFLEGVAATKPVPSDWCYVYNFREPSRPRVLKLPPGFGKKLAGEMKSFLKQARQEIPRLFKSEEYTKKREETTAQFTRERSALLSRLDEEAGSAGFVIQIGPTGIFIIPAVNGKPLKAEEFDALPETRRKEIMEFREKIEDLVGSTLREVQKVDRQAQEALKELDRQVAGRALDLLLGEFRAAYASFPEVISYLDAVSNDVLESLPLFRVEPGEEQQKAPWPQHENPFRKYEVNVLVDNSETSGAPVVVELSPTYSNLFGTIEKEAQFGALITDFTLIRAGSLHRANGGYLVVAVEELLRNAFSWDGLKRALRDRLGVIEDPLERLGFLSTKSLRPEPIPLDLKVILLGDSHLYSLLYHYDPDFRELFKVKAEFGVWMERTPENVQKYAAFFATLCQKENLLHLDASAVAKLVEYGSRLAGAQDHLSTRFAEIADLAREACYYARQEGASYVTAAHVSRAGAEKLYRSNLIQHMVQEMVQKNMILLDLQGKKTGQVNGLSVISLGDLDFGKPTRITATVAAGREGVIDIEREARLGGRIHTKGVLILTGYLAEKYRHETPFPLSARLVFEQSYEGVEGDSASCAELLALLSALAGIPLRQSLAVTGSVNQRGEIQPVGGINEKIEGFFDICRLKGLTGDQGVLIPAGNLRNLMLREDVVDAVREGQFHIYLISNVDEALEILTGMPAGEREPDGQFPPGTVHAGVVARLKALAEQVRASTGAERERLDGEKA